Proteins encoded within one genomic window of Bos indicus x Bos taurus breed Angus x Brahman F1 hybrid chromosome 18, Bos_hybrid_MaternalHap_v2.0, whole genome shotgun sequence:
- the SMIM17 gene encoding small integral membrane protein 17 — MQSLRPEQVRGLLEPERAKTLLPRENKAWEKRAAFAKDWVAVQVGASGCGSDEKDLPSPKTVVPQEWSSVEEDDESEDSQGFVEWSKAPQQMTVVLAVCVIFLFLVLTGMPMMFHI; from the exons ATGCAGAGTCTCAGACCTGAGCAGGTCCGGGGGCTGCTGGAGCCTGAGAGGGCAAAGACCCTGCTGCCTCGGGAGAACAAGGCCTGGGAGAAGCGTGCCGCCTTCGCCAAGGACTGGGTGGCTGTGCAGGTTGGGGCCTCCGGCTGCGGCAGCGATGAGAAAG ATCTACCTTCTCCCAAGACTGTGGTTCCCCAGGAGTGGAGCTCGGTGGAGGAAGACGATGAGTCCGAGGACTCCCAG GGCTTCGTGGAGTGGTCGAAAGCTCCACAGCAAATGACCGTAGTCTTGGCGGTGTGTGTGATCTTTCTGTTCCTGGTTTTAACTGGGATGCCCATGATGTTTCACATTTAA